In the genome of Raphanus sativus cultivar WK10039 unplaced genomic scaffold, ASM80110v3 Scaffold1152, whole genome shotgun sequence, one region contains:
- the LOC108850137 gene encoding AT-hook motif nuclear-localized protein 13-like — MDDDSKETNEHQQQQQLQPPQWTLTGSYNRNAAALMGPTSTSQAMMPHWLSVGALSLLQPQQPLGLHGSPSSVPTQQPYMQFGNEQGRPKRKYAPDGIDLSLRLSLPSASDGGGASASRGRPPGPVKKQLNALGGAGTPFIPVIIKVEAGEDIAAKIVGYTHQGPGRVVILSASGAVSSAVLSNPSGVVKYEGLYEIVAMSGSFLITESNGTLTSTGNLSVTLANHNGNIVGGLVAGMLVAGSQFQVVVGIFVPEIVNLSAGRVDNNHESASASATACGVGPDSLWPGSNPQ, encoded by the exons ATGGATGATGATTCTAAAGAAACCAACGaacatcagcagcagcagcagctacAACCACCGCAATGGACGCTAACGGGCTCCTACAACCGCAACGCCGCCGCGTTAATGGGTCCCACGTCCACTTCTCAGGCGATGATGCCCCACTGGTTATCTGTCGGGGCTCTCTCGTTGCTTCAGCCTCAACAACCGCTCGGGCTCCACGGATCACCTTCCTCTGTTCCGACGCAACAGCCGTATATGCAATTCGGGAACGAGCAAGGACGACCAAAGAGGAAGTATGCTCCTGATGGCATTGATCTTTCTCTGCGTCTTTCTCTTCCGTCAGCTTCTGATGGTGGTGGTGCAAGTGCTAGCAGAGGTCGTCCTCCTGGCCCCGTCAAGAAGCAGCTCAACGCTTTAG GAGGAGCAGGAACACCGTTTATACCTGTAATCATTAAGGTCGAAGCTGGAGAG GACATAGCTGCAAAGATAGTGGGGTATACGCATCAAGGACCAGGCAGGGTCGTTATTCTCTCAGCTTCAGGAGCTGTATCTAGTGCGGTGCTTAGCAATCCTAGTGGAGTTGTTAAGTATGAG GGACTATATGAAATCGTTGCTATGTCAGGTTCTTTCTTGATTACAGAGAGTAATGGTACTTTGACCAGCACTGGTAACTTGAGCGTGACTCTGGCTAACCACAATGGCAATATTGTTGGGGGTCTTGTCGCTGGAATGCTAGTTGCTGGGTCACAATTCCAG gtCGTTGTTGGAATCTTTGTACCAGAGATAGTGAATTTGAGCGCAGGGCGTGTTGACAATAACCATGAGTCAGCTTCTGCTTCAGCAACAGCCTGTGGTGTTGGACCAGATAGCCTCTGGCCTGGCAGCAACCCTCAATAA